The following proteins come from a genomic window of Pseudomonas putida:
- a CDS encoding amino acid ABC transporter ATP-binding protein: MSEAIKQPAGPEGIIQMQGVNKWYGQFHVLKDINLNVRQGERIVLCGPSGSGKSTTIRCLNRLEEHQQGRIVVDGVELTNDLKQIEAIRREVGMVFQHFNLFPHLTILENCTLAPMWVRKMPRRKAEEIAMHYLERVRIPEQAHKYPGQLSGGQQQRVAIARALCMKPKIMLFDEPTSALDPEMVKEVLDTMVGLAEDGMTMLCVTHEMGFARTVANRVIFMDKGEIVEQAAPDDFFDRPRSDRTKLFLSQILH; this comes from the coding sequence ATGAGTGAAGCGATCAAGCAGCCTGCCGGCCCCGAAGGCATCATCCAGATGCAGGGCGTCAACAAGTGGTACGGCCAGTTCCATGTACTGAAGGACATCAACCTGAACGTGCGCCAGGGTGAGCGTATCGTGCTGTGCGGGCCGTCCGGTTCGGGCAAGTCCACCACCATCCGCTGTCTCAACCGTCTGGAAGAACACCAGCAGGGGCGCATCGTGGTTGATGGTGTGGAGCTGACCAACGATCTCAAACAGATCGAGGCGATTCGCCGTGAGGTGGGCATGGTATTCCAGCACTTCAACCTGTTCCCGCACCTGACCATCCTTGAAAACTGCACCCTAGCGCCCATGTGGGTACGCAAGATGCCGCGGCGCAAGGCCGAGGAAATCGCCATGCACTATCTGGAGCGGGTACGCATCCCGGAGCAGGCGCACAAGTACCCGGGGCAGTTGTCCGGTGGCCAGCAGCAGCGCGTGGCGATTGCCCGGGCGCTGTGCATGAAGCCGAAGATCATGCTGTTCGACGAGCCGACGTCGGCGCTCGACCCGGAAATGGTCAAGGAAGTGCTCGATACCATGGTTGGCCTAGCCGAGGACGGCATGACCATGCTCTGCGTGACCCACGAAATGGGCTTTGCCCGAACCGTGGCGAACCGGGTGATCTTCATGGATAAGGGGGAGATCGTGGAGCAGGCTGCGCCGGATGATTTCTTCGACCGGCCGCGCAGTGACCGGACCAAGTTGTTCCTCAGCCAGATCCTGCACTGA
- the algW gene encoding Do family serine endopeptidase AlgW — translation MFKALRYFGWPLLTGILIAMLIIQRFPQWVGLPSQDVNLQQAPQTTQIMQGPVSYADAVTLAAPAVVNLYTTKVVNKSAHPLFEDPQFRRFFGDNLPKQRRWESSLGSAVIMSPEGYLLTNNHVTSGADQIVVALKDGRETLARVIGSDPETDLAVLKIDLKNLPAITIGRSDTIHIGDVTLAIGNPFGVGQTVTMGIISATGRNQLGLNNYEDFIQTDAAINPGNSGGALVDASGNLVGINTAIFSKSGGSQGIGFAIPVKLALEVMKSIVEHGQVIRGWLGIEVQPLSQELAESFGMQGRPGIVVAGIFRDGPAQKAGLQLGDVILSINGEPAGDGRKSMNQVARIKPNEKITIEVMRNGQQLKLIAEVGLRPPPAPAATQEEK, via the coding sequence ATGTTCAAGGCTTTGCGTTATTTTGGCTGGCCCCTGCTTACCGGCATACTGATCGCCATGCTGATCATCCAGCGCTTCCCGCAGTGGGTCGGCCTGCCCAGCCAGGATGTAAACCTGCAACAAGCGCCACAGACTACGCAGATCATGCAAGGCCCGGTGTCCTATGCCGATGCCGTCACGCTCGCCGCCCCTGCCGTAGTCAACCTGTACACCACCAAGGTGGTGAACAAGAGCGCCCACCCGCTGTTCGAAGACCCGCAGTTCCGCCGCTTCTTCGGCGACAACCTGCCCAAGCAACGGCGCTGGGAGTCGAGCCTGGGCTCGGCGGTGATCATGAGCCCCGAGGGCTATCTGCTGACCAACAACCACGTCACCAGCGGCGCCGACCAGATCGTCGTGGCGCTCAAAGACGGCCGCGAAACCTTGGCACGTGTGATCGGCAGCGACCCCGAAACCGATCTGGCGGTATTGAAGATCGACCTCAAGAACCTGCCGGCCATCACCATCGGCCGCTCCGACACCATCCACATCGGTGACGTCACCTTGGCAATCGGCAACCCCTTCGGCGTCGGCCAGACCGTTACCATGGGCATCATCAGCGCCACTGGCCGCAACCAGCTGGGCCTGAACAACTACGAAGACTTCATCCAGACCGACGCCGCGATCAACCCGGGCAACTCCGGCGGCGCGCTGGTCGATGCCAGCGGCAACCTGGTCGGCATCAATACGGCGATCTTCTCCAAATCGGGCGGTTCGCAGGGCATCGGCTTCGCCATACCGGTCAAACTGGCGCTGGAAGTGATGAAGTCGATCGTCGAGCATGGCCAGGTGATTCGTGGCTGGCTGGGTATCGAAGTTCAGCCGCTGAGCCAGGAACTGGCCGAATCGTTCGGCATGCAAGGGCGCCCCGGCATCGTTGTGGCGGGCATTTTCCGCGATGGCCCGGCGCAGAAGGCCGGGTTGCAACTGGGTGACGTGATCCTGAGCATCAATGGCGAGCCGGCCGGTGACGGGCGCAAGTCGATGAACCAGGTGGCGCGGATCAAGCCCAACGAGAAGATCACCATCGAGGTGATGCGCAACGGGCAGCAGTTGAAACTGATCGCCGAAGTGGGGCTACGGCCGCCGCCTGCGCCGGCTGCGACTCAGGAAGAGAAGTAA
- a CDS encoding Nif3-like dinuclear metal center hexameric protein codes for MAVALDTLVEEAERYLGSAKIQDYCPNGLQVEGRPQVSRIVSGVTASQALLDAAVEAQADLVLVHHGYFWKGENPCITGIKQRRLKTLLKHDISLLAFHLPLDVHPEVGNNVQLARQLDITVEGPLDPSDPKVVGLVGSLAEPVTARDFARRVQEVMGREPLLVEGDQVIRRVGWCTGGGQGYIDTAIAAGVDLFISGEASEQTYHSARENGVSFIAAGHHATERYGVQALGDYLARRFALEHLFIDCPNPI; via the coding sequence ATGGCCGTCGCCCTTGACACCCTGGTTGAAGAAGCCGAGCGTTACCTGGGTAGCGCGAAAATCCAGGATTACTGCCCCAACGGCCTGCAGGTCGAAGGCCGCCCGCAGGTCAGCCGCATCGTCAGCGGCGTCACCGCCAGCCAGGCATTGCTGGATGCGGCGGTCGAGGCACAGGCCGACCTGGTGCTGGTGCACCACGGTTATTTCTGGAAGGGCGAGAACCCGTGCATTACCGGGATCAAGCAGCGGCGCTTGAAAACCCTGCTCAAGCACGACATCAGCCTGCTGGCCTTCCACTTGCCGCTGGATGTGCACCCTGAGGTCGGCAACAACGTGCAACTGGCCCGCCAGCTGGATATCACTGTCGAAGGGCCGCTGGACCCAAGCGACCCGAAGGTGGTGGGGCTGGTCGGCTCGCTGGCCGAGCCTGTGACGGCGCGCGATTTCGCCCGCCGTGTGCAGGAGGTCATGGGGCGTGAGCCGCTGCTGGTCGAAGGTGACCAGGTGATCCGTCGCGTCGGCTGGTGTACGGGCGGTGGTCAGGGCTACATCGATACGGCGATTGCTGCCGGGGTGGACTTGTTCATCAGTGGTGAGGCGTCCGAGCAGACCTACCACAGTGCCCGCGAGAATGGTGTGAGCTTCATTGCCGCCGGGCATCATGCCACCGAGCGTTATGGTGTGCAGGCGCTGGGCGACTATCTGGCGCGGCGCTTTGCCTTGGAGCACCTGTTCATCGATTGCCCGAACCCGATCTGA
- the cysD gene encoding sulfate adenylyltransferase subunit CysD translates to MVDKLTHLKQLEAESIHIIREVAAEFDNPVMLYSIGKDSAVMLHLARKAFFPGKLPFPVMHVDTQWKFQEMYRFRDKMVEEMGLELITHVNPEGVAQGINPFTHGSSKHTDIMKTQGLKQALDKHGFDAAFGGARRDEEKSRAKERVYSFRDSKHRWDPKNQRPELWNVYNGKVNKGESIRVFPLSNWTELDIWQYIYLEGIPIVPLYFAAEREVIEKNGTLIMIDDERILEHLSEEEKARIVKKKVRFRTLGCYPLTGAVESEAETLTDIIQEMLLTRTSERQGRVIDHDGAGSMEDKKRQGYF, encoded by the coding sequence ATGGTCGACAAACTGACGCACTTGAAACAGCTGGAGGCGGAAAGCATCCACATCATCCGCGAGGTGGCCGCCGAGTTCGACAACCCGGTGATGCTGTACTCGATCGGCAAGGATTCCGCCGTGATGCTGCACCTGGCGCGCAAAGCCTTCTTCCCAGGCAAACTGCCGTTCCCGGTGATGCACGTCGACACCCAGTGGAAATTCCAGGAGATGTACCGCTTCCGCGACAAGATGGTCGAGGAAATGGGCCTGGAGCTGATCACCCACGTCAACCCCGAAGGTGTGGCGCAGGGCATCAACCCGTTCACCCATGGCAGCTCCAAGCACACCGACATCATGAAAACCCAGGGCCTCAAGCAGGCACTGGACAAGCATGGTTTCGACGCCGCTTTCGGTGGTGCCCGCCGCGATGAAGAGAAATCGCGTGCCAAAGAGCGCGTCTACTCGTTCCGTGACAGCAAGCACCGCTGGGACCCGAAGAACCAGCGCCCGGAACTGTGGAACGTCTACAACGGCAAGGTCAACAAGGGCGAGTCGATCCGCGTGTTCCCGCTGTCGAACTGGACCGAGCTGGACATCTGGCAGTACATCTACCTTGAAGGCATCCCGATCGTGCCGCTGTACTTCGCCGCCGAGCGTGAAGTCATCGAGAAGAACGGCACCCTGATCATGATCGATGACGAGCGCATCCTCGAGCACCTCTCCGAGGAAGAGAAAGCGCGCATCGTCAAGAAGAAGGTGCGTTTCCGTACCCTGGGCTGCTACCCGCTCACGGGTGCTGTCGAGTCGGAAGCCGAGACCCTGACGGACATCATTCAGGAAATGCTCCTGACCCGAACGTCCGAACGGCAGGGCCGTGTCATCGACCACGATGGCGCCGGTTCCATGGAAGACAAGAAACGCCAAGGCTACTTCTAA
- the cysN gene encoding sulfate adenylyltransferase subunit CysN → MSHQSDLISEDILAYLAQHERKELLRFLTCGNVDDGKSTLIGRLLHDSKMIYEDHLEAITRDSKKSGTTGEEVDLALLVDGLQAEREQGITIDVAYRYFSTAKRKFIIADTPGHEQYTRNMATGASTCDLAIILVDARYGVQTQTRRHSYIASLLGIKHIVVAVNKMDLKGFDEGVFEEIKADYLKFADAINLTPSSLHFVPMSALKGDNVVNRSERSPWYTGPALMEILETVEVAADRNFTDLRFPVQYVNRPNLNFRGFAGTLASGVVHKGDEIVVLPSGKSSRVKSIVTYEGELEHAGPGQAVTLTMEDEIDISRGDLLVHADNVPPVTDQFDAMLVWMAEEPMLPGKKYDIKRATSYVPGSIASITHKVDVNTLEKDAASALQLNEIGRVKVSLDSAIALDGYDSNRTTGAFIVIDRLTNGTVGAGMIIAPPVLPHGSTGQHGKQAHVSTEERALRFGQQPATVLFSGLSGAGKSTLAYAVERKLFDMGRAVYVLDGQNLRHDLNKGLPQDRAGRTENWRRAAHVARQFNEAGLLTLAAFVAPDAEGREQAKALIGKERLVTVYVQASPLACRERDPQGLYAAGGDNIPGESFPFDVPLDADLVIDTQATSVDEGVKQVLDVLRQRGAI, encoded by the coding sequence ATGTCGCACCAATCTGATCTGATCAGCGAGGACATCCTCGCCTACCTGGCCCAGCACGAGCGCAAGGAACTGCTGCGTTTCCTGACCTGCGGCAACGTCGACGACGGCAAGAGCACCCTGATCGGGCGCCTGCTGCACGACTCCAAGATGATCTACGAGGACCACCTCGAGGCCATCACCCGTGATTCGAAGAAGTCCGGTACCACCGGTGAAGAAGTCGACTTGGCGCTGCTGGTGGATGGCCTGCAGGCCGAGCGTGAGCAGGGCATCACCATCGATGTCGCCTACCGCTACTTCTCCACTGCCAAGCGCAAGTTCATCATCGCCGACACCCCGGGCCACGAGCAGTACACCCGCAACATGGCCACCGGCGCGTCCACCTGTGACCTGGCGATCATTCTGGTCGATGCCCGCTACGGCGTGCAGACCCAGACCCGTCGCCACAGCTACATCGCTTCGTTGCTGGGCATCAAGCACATCGTCGTCGCGGTCAACAAGATGGACCTCAAGGGCTTCGACGAAGGCGTCTTCGAGGAAATCAAGGCCGACTACCTGAAGTTCGCCGACGCCATCAACCTGACCCCGAGCAGCCTGCACTTCGTGCCGATGTCGGCGCTCAAGGGTGACAACGTGGTCAACCGCAGCGAGCGTTCGCCTTGGTACACCGGCCCTGCGCTGATGGAAATCCTCGAAACCGTGGAAGTGGCGGCCGACCGCAACTTCACCGACCTGCGGTTCCCGGTGCAATACGTCAACCGCCCGAACCTGAACTTCCGCGGCTTCGCCGGCACCCTCGCCAGCGGCGTGGTGCACAAGGGTGACGAAATCGTCGTACTGCCCTCGGGCAAGAGCAGCCGGGTCAAGTCCATCGTCACCTACGAAGGTGAACTGGAGCACGCCGGCCCAGGCCAGGCTGTGACCCTCACCATGGAAGACGAGATCGACATCTCCCGTGGCGACCTGCTGGTGCATGCCGACAACGTCCCGCCGGTGACCGACCAGTTCGACGCAATGCTGGTGTGGATGGCCGAAGAGCCGATGCTCCCGGGCAAGAAGTACGACATCAAGCGCGCCACCAGCTACGTGCCGGGCTCGATTGCCAGCATCACCCACAAGGTCGATGTGAACACCCTCGAGAAGGACGCTGCCAGCGCGCTACAACTGAACGAGATCGGTCGCGTCAAGGTGTCGTTGGACAGCGCCATCGCCCTGGACGGCTATGACAGCAACCGCACCACAGGTGCGTTCATCGTCATCGACCGCCTGACCAACGGCACCGTCGGCGCTGGCATGATCATCGCTCCGCCTGTTCTGCCGCACGGCAGCACCGGTCAGCATGGCAAGCAGGCCCACGTGTCCACCGAAGAGCGCGCCCTGCGCTTCGGCCAGCAGCCGGCCACCGTGCTGTTCAGCGGCCTGTCTGGCGCTGGCAAGAGCACCTTGGCTTATGCCGTTGAGCGCAAGCTGTTCGACATGGGCCGTGCAGTTTACGTGCTCGACGGCCAGAACCTGCGCCACGACCTGAACAAGGGCCTGCCGCAGGACCGCGCCGGCCGCACCGAAAACTGGCGCCGCGCCGCCCATGTGGCGCGCCAGTTCAACGAAGCCGGCCTGCTGACCCTGGCTGCGTTCGTGGCCCCGGATGCCGAAGGCCGCGAACAGGCCAAAGCCCTGATCGGCAAAGAGCGCCTGGTGACAGTTTACGTTCAGGCCTCGCCACTGGCTTGCCGCGAGCGTGACCCGCAGGGCCTGTACGCTGCCGGTGGCGACAACATCCCGGGCGAAAGCTTCCCGTTCGATGTGCCGCTGGATGCTGACCTTGTGATCGATACCCAGGCCACTAGCGTGGACGAAGGTGTGAAACAGGTGCTGGACGTGCTGCGTCAGCGCGGCGCGATCTAA
- a CDS encoding Lrp/AsnC family transcriptional regulator produces the protein MPSSLDRTDRALLAALQDNARLTVAELADQVALTTSPCWRRVKLLEDNGYITGYQAILSPKSLGFGVTAFVSIMMDSHTKGMALAFEQRLMEIPEIVACHNISGRYDFLLEILARDLESFGEFTREVLQRLPGVKEIYSSFSYKAVKEKRVIPVSETHI, from the coding sequence ATGCCTTCAAGCCTCGACCGCACTGACCGCGCCCTACTCGCCGCCTTGCAGGACAACGCCCGCCTCACCGTCGCCGAACTCGCCGACCAGGTAGCACTGACCACCTCGCCCTGCTGGCGGCGGGTGAAGCTGCTGGAGGACAACGGCTACATCACAGGCTACCAGGCCATTCTGTCGCCCAAATCGCTGGGGTTCGGGGTGACTGCCTTCGTCAGCATCATGATGGATTCACACACAAAGGGCATGGCCCTGGCGTTCGAACAGCGGCTGATGGAAATCCCCGAAATCGTCGCCTGCCACAACATCTCCGGGCGCTATGACTTCTTGCTGGAAATCCTCGCACGGGATCTGGAGTCGTTCGGTGAATTTACCCGCGAAGTGCTGCAGCGCTTGCCCGGGGTGAAGGAGATCTATTCGAGTTTTTCCTACAAGGCAGTTAAGGAAAAACGCGTGATCCCCGTGTCGGAAACGCATATCTGA